Proteins encoded together in one Pontiella desulfatans window:
- a CDS encoding uroporphyrinogen decarboxylase family protein has product MKMRLGVQHELDVYRKLGVDKIAWLGVPYKGAEIIDPNRQGMVNHWGVEFEKVEANANAEYGEVSYNPLLELDCPSQLESYSWPSPDSYDYEVAVREAKELSREFVTLGPWISLFEIYCSMRSLEEALMDTLAEPEFLHAALDRIASVQGEMVNRFLQAADGAVDMVFISDDLGSQSSLLMSPDAFEEFLFPRLKAWCSMIHSHGAKVFFHTDGASEPLIPRLIEAGIDVLNPIQHVCPGMDCKELKQKYGNLVIFHGGVENQQILPFGNARQVADETRKCLDELGPDGFIPCSCHFAQADTPLCNIFAFIETVHQYEI; this is encoded by the coding sequence ATGAAAATGCGCCTTGGGGTGCAACACGAGTTGGATGTCTACCGGAAATTGGGCGTGGACAAGATTGCCTGGTTGGGTGTGCCGTATAAGGGCGCTGAGATAATTGACCCGAACCGCCAGGGCATGGTCAACCACTGGGGGGTGGAATTCGAGAAGGTCGAGGCCAATGCCAACGCGGAATATGGGGAAGTTTCCTATAATCCTCTTCTGGAACTTGATTGTCCCAGTCAACTCGAATCCTACTCGTGGCCAAGCCCGGACAGCTATGATTATGAGGTGGCGGTCAGGGAGGCGAAAGAGCTCTCCCGGGAGTTCGTCACACTGGGGCCGTGGATTTCCTTGTTCGAAATCTATTGTTCAATGCGGTCGCTCGAGGAAGCTCTGATGGACACCCTTGCCGAACCGGAATTCCTGCATGCGGCACTCGACCGTATTGCCTCGGTGCAGGGCGAAATGGTGAACCGTTTTTTGCAAGCCGCCGATGGGGCGGTCGATATGGTATTCATTAGCGATGACCTTGGTTCGCAGTCGAGTCTGCTGATGTCGCCGGATGCCTTCGAGGAGTTCCTGTTCCCCCGCCTGAAGGCATGGTGCTCCATGATTCATTCCCACGGGGCCAAGGTGTTCTTCCATACCGACGGTGCATCTGAGCCGCTGATCCCGCGGTTGATCGAGGCAGGCATCGATGTGCTCAATCCCATTCAGCATGTGTGCCCCGGCATGGATTGCAAGGAGCTGAAGCAAAAGTACGGCAACCTGGTCATCTTCCACGGAGGGGTAGAAAACCAGCAAATTCTTCCTTTTGGCAACGCGCGGCAGGTTGCGGATGAAACCCGCAAGTGCTTGGATGAGTTAGGTCCAGATGGGTTCATTCCCTGTTCCTGCCACTTCGCCCAAGCCGACACTCCGCTCTGTAATATTTTCGCCTTTATAGAAACAGTACATCAGTATGAAATATGA
- a CDS encoding BNR repeat-containing protein: MVLGASVCQAAEVELLQSTIVDDNALNFSSSAATFNRNVNGRTYQRFPMATFKGYQYATYYNGDRHVCLARRKLPDGAWEVIRFTDYTISVSDSHNVVSVGICQKDGTIHLMFDHHKDDLNYRVSNIGVASNPESVTWSTALFSSITDNLGSVGSITQLTYPTFFNAPNGNLMLYYRYGGSGSGDGMIQEYNGTTHDWTTGLGKFISRSGSYSGAYSSTSRNPYINGISYGGNRLHVSWGWRETSTTSASNHDLNYAYSDDDGRTWRNNAGTQIGTTGSSFISINSPGLIVAPIPQNIGLSNQYTHYAFPDGSCHVMVEHNNVYQHYWRNAAGTWSQGTLSFDGSRPKLCGDDDGNLFLAYADGGNPRIAKGVPNAGQTAWSWSQVYTESGTTEGGEGQIDYSRWESDRILSFYGQEEPPNTGEAPSPLHVFDYKVSGKAILPVPENGAAVLDVGLALEWTAGIDATAHRVYLGTSESAVASATTGSPEYKGEQPGTVFSPSPSLSSLGTYYWRIDEVQADSTVIPGMVWAFSLIPVGGTVTQVVDQGTWNAASTWDPAIAPMAGIDYETSMQLRSPSTSATFAGDMLTVLQGGELALRNIGAHVVVVPDLVLDGGNIRASTGLDVTSTLAGSINVLTNAALVGYWNTTGVRNLRILSNIGGSAELRSTSSNIASTHTLFIDNPGNSFSGAWISERGTIEFASAGAVGSADIDVRANGSVAIMGNWDGLAVGAALTVADSASATVDFGSNRWTVANLAIGSTSVGTGSVYTASELNALGAAVFAGSGSIQVGVLSPPPPGVLIAGWDGWDSDTAPGASYTASDITATATASAVGGTESWSTTDTSTDPGRGSSGDTTWGNHAGPPAASATTDVHGANFTLTNGKTDGEITLTINNTGTEDFELGAFHFDAVAFRPNAARTYALNVLAGSDISVGNVFTSPNDAITSLNGGLEGHDQHDDIEIYLNVLADNVLEAGGTVIFQLEFSSGTGDGGGHHLFVDNVGISLVGGSEPADPPVLEYNFSNGNMVFTWSDNRFKVQSRTNLVNGTWHDIPGGTVPPVSVAPTNGADFFRLIEQ; encoded by the coding sequence ATGGTTTTGGGAGCATCCGTCTGCCAGGCCGCCGAGGTGGAGCTGTTGCAGTCCACGATCGTGGATGACAACGCGCTGAACTTCAGCAGTTCCGCAGCCACGTTCAACCGGAACGTCAACGGACGCACCTACCAGCGGTTCCCCATGGCAACGTTCAAGGGCTATCAATATGCGACCTACTACAACGGGGATCGCCATGTCTGCCTGGCGCGGCGCAAGCTCCCGGATGGGGCGTGGGAGGTGATCCGTTTCACCGATTATACGATTTCGGTTAGTGATTCACATAATGTGGTTTCCGTGGGCATCTGCCAGAAGGATGGAACCATCCATCTCATGTTCGATCACCACAAGGACGACCTCAACTACCGCGTCTCCAATATCGGCGTGGCTTCCAATCCGGAATCAGTGACCTGGAGTACGGCTTTGTTCAGCTCGATCACGGACAATCTGGGATCGGTTGGGTCAATCACGCAGCTGACCTATCCCACCTTCTTCAACGCGCCCAACGGAAACCTGATGCTCTACTATCGCTATGGGGGATCGGGCAGCGGCGACGGCATGATCCAGGAATACAACGGGACGACGCACGACTGGACGACCGGGCTAGGGAAGTTCATTTCCCGCAGTGGAAGCTACTCAGGGGCGTATTCCTCGACCTCCCGCAACCCCTACATCAACGGGATTTCATACGGCGGCAACCGGCTGCATGTCTCGTGGGGCTGGCGCGAAACCAGTACCACTTCCGCCAGCAACCATGATTTGAACTATGCCTACAGCGACGATGACGGACGGACGTGGCGCAACAATGCGGGAACGCAAATAGGTACGACGGGTTCTTCTTTTATATCGATCAATTCGCCCGGACTGATCGTGGCCCCGATTCCGCAGAATATCGGCCTCTCCAACCAATACACCCACTATGCCTTCCCGGATGGCAGCTGCCATGTGATGGTGGAGCATAACAATGTTTATCAGCACTATTGGCGCAACGCCGCCGGTACCTGGAGCCAGGGAACGCTCTCCTTCGACGGCAGCCGCCCGAAGCTGTGCGGCGATGACGACGGCAACCTGTTCCTGGCCTATGCGGATGGGGGAAATCCCCGCATCGCCAAGGGCGTGCCCAACGCCGGGCAAACCGCTTGGAGCTGGTCGCAGGTCTATACCGAAAGCGGCACCACCGAAGGCGGGGAAGGGCAGATCGACTATTCCCGGTGGGAGTCCGACCGCATCCTTTCCTTCTATGGGCAGGAAGAACCGCCCAACACCGGGGAAGCGCCATCGCCCCTGCATGTGTTCGATTACAAGGTCTCCGGCAAGGCGATCCTGCCGGTGCCGGAAAACGGTGCGGCGGTATTAGATGTGGGCCTGGCTTTGGAATGGACGGCCGGCATCGACGCGACAGCCCACCGGGTATATTTGGGAACCAGCGAATCGGCGGTTGCCTCGGCAACCACAGGCTCGCCGGAATACAAGGGGGAGCAACCGGGCACGGTGTTCTCGCCCTCGCCCTCGCTTTCAAGCCTGGGCACTTATTATTGGCGCATCGACGAGGTGCAGGCCGATTCAACCGTGATTCCGGGGATGGTCTGGGCATTCAGCCTGATCCCGGTGGGCGGAACGGTGACGCAGGTCGTGGATCAAGGCACCTGGAACGCGGCTTCAACCTGGGATCCGGCGATCGCCCCGATGGCTGGAATCGACTACGAGACCTCCATGCAATTGCGCTCACCCTCCACATCCGCCACCTTCGCCGGCGACATGCTGACGGTCTTGCAAGGCGGCGAGCTTGCCCTGAGGAACATCGGCGCCCATGTCGTCGTGGTGCCCGATCTGGTGTTGGATGGCGGCAATATCCGGGCAAGCACCGGGCTCGATGTGACCTCGACCTTGGCCGGAAGCATCAATGTGCTCACCAATGCCGCACTGGTTGGGTACTGGAATACCACCGGGGTGCGAAACCTGCGGATACTTTCGAACATCGGCGGCAGCGCCGAGCTGCGCAGCACCTCCTCGAACATCGCCTCCACCCACACGCTCTTCATCGACAACCCGGGCAACAGTTTTTCCGGCGCCTGGATCAGCGAGAGAGGAACCATTGAATTTGCGAGCGCAGGTGCCGTGGGTTCGGCCGATATCGATGTGCGGGCCAACGGCAGCGTGGCGATTATGGGCAACTGGGACGGGTTGGCTGTTGGCGCCGCCTTGACGGTTGCCGACAGCGCCTCCGCCACGGTGGATTTTGGAAGCAATCGATGGACGGTTGCCAACCTGGCCATCGGCAGCACCAGTGTGGGCACCGGCTCCGTCTACACGGCATCGGAGTTGAATGCGCTGGGAGCCGCCGTGTTCGCCGGTAGCGGCTCGATCCAGGTTGGTGTTCTTTCGCCGCCTCCACCCGGCGTGCTGATTGCGGGATGGGATGGCTGGGACAGCGACACCGCGCCGGGTGCCTCCTACACCGCCTCGGACATAACCGCCACCGCAACCGCCTCCGCCGTGGGCGGGACGGAAAGCTGGAGCACGACCGACACCAGCACCGATCCCGGCCGCGGCTCCAGTGGGGACACGACGTGGGGCAACCATGCCGGGCCTCCCGCCGCGAGCGCAACGACCGATGTCCACGGCGCAAACTTCACCTTGACCAATGGCAAGACCGACGGGGAGATTACGTTGACGATCAACAATACCGGTACGGAAGACTTCGAGTTGGGGGCGTTCCATTTCGACGCCGTTGCTTTCCGTCCCAACGCGGCGAGAACCTATGCGCTGAACGTATTGGCCGGCAGCGATATTTCGGTCGGCAATGTCTTCACTTCGCCCAATGATGCGATCACCTCTCTGAATGGAGGGTTGGAGGGGCACGACCAGCACGATGATATTGAAATCTACTTGAACGTTCTCGCCGATAACGTCCTTGAAGCAGGCGGGACAGTGATCTTCCAGCTGGAGTTTTCGTCGGGAACCGGAGACGGGGGAGGCCACCACCTGTTTGTTGACAATGTCGGGATTTCGCTCGTGGGCGGTTCGGAACCGGCCGATCCCCCGGTGCTTGAATACAATTTCAGCAACGGGAACATGGTGTTCACCTGGTCGGACAACCGCTTCAAGGTGCAATCCCGCACCAACCTGGTGAACGGAACCTGGCATGACATTCCGGGCGGCACGGTTCCACCGGTGAGCGTTGCCCCGACCAATGGCGCGGATTTCTTCCGGCTGATCGAGCAATAA
- a CDS encoding LacI family DNA-binding transcriptional regulator, whose amino-acid sequence MASLKDIANELNLSIPLVSKVLSGRMGTTGCSEENRLAILAKAKELGYKPNILARALRNGKTGSIGVFVHPLGAPGSDLVERLLMGLSTQANFREQRLCLSFYETDNEFLQRFGKTARAEIDGLLITGIYHPDLADLYKEIEESGIPIVTLYKNAEKQPGSINVYCDDFQVGYLPTKHLLENGCRKIAHIRSMEARYQGYLKALDEHGVLEDCALVFDAIERYDMDSGREAVLHWLENGIEFDGLVAESDHQAYGGINELLAHGKKVPDDVKVFGVDDSPVCSLCPIPISSVSQQVQEIGALAIDTLIKRIAGDPTESIEVAPELRLRSSTGN is encoded by the coding sequence ATGGCATCGCTTAAGGATATTGCAAACGAACTGAACCTCTCCATTCCGCTGGTCTCCAAGGTGCTTAGTGGGCGGATGGGGACGACGGGCTGCAGCGAGGAAAACCGGCTGGCTATTTTGGCTAAGGCGAAAGAGTTGGGCTATAAACCCAACATTCTTGCACGGGCGTTGCGCAACGGGAAAACGGGTTCCATCGGCGTCTTTGTCCATCCGCTGGGAGCGCCGGGCTCCGATCTGGTCGAGCGTTTGCTGATGGGGCTGAGCACGCAGGCGAACTTCCGGGAGCAACGGCTCTGCCTGAGTTTCTACGAGACCGACAACGAATTCCTCCAACGCTTCGGAAAGACTGCCCGCGCCGAGATTGACGGCCTGTTGATTACCGGCATCTACCACCCGGATCTGGCAGATCTCTATAAGGAGATTGAAGAGAGCGGAATTCCCATTGTGACCCTATACAAGAATGCCGAAAAGCAGCCGGGTAGCATCAATGTCTATTGCGACGACTTCCAGGTGGGGTATTTGCCGACCAAGCATCTGTTGGAAAACGGTTGCCGGAAAATTGCCCACATCCGTTCCATGGAGGCGCGCTACCAGGGTTATTTGAAGGCGCTGGATGAGCATGGTGTGCTAGAAGATTGTGCTCTGGTGTTTGATGCGATCGAACGCTACGACATGGATTCTGGGCGCGAAGCGGTTCTCCATTGGCTGGAAAACGGAATCGAATTCGATGGCCTCGTGGCCGAGTCCGACCACCAGGCGTATGGCGGCATTAACGAACTGCTCGCCCATGGCAAAAAGGTACCGGACGACGTCAAGGTATTCGGGGTCGATGATTCTCCCGTTTGTAGTTTGTGCCCCATTCCAATCAGTTCGGTTTCCCAGCAGGTGCAGGAAATTGGCGCATTGGCCATTGATACGCTGATCAAGCGGATTGCCGGCGACCCGACTGAGTCCATTGAGGTGGCTCCCGAGCTACGCTTGCGAAGCTCCACGGGCAACTAG
- a CDS encoding RHS repeat domain-containing protein: MTRTTIFAWFAVFCLWASEASAYKVWLGTHKWEGVAADNLDQWDMAIDKIDGINYVLLDARPARPAGDGANTSDWDTMIGRIDQSIPGMAEIARSQYAPAHSRTLAERMANEFATVENRGGEIDIIMLYDEEKDGTVWKFYLQDVQDVRDWLDNNGHGDVTLCFNLRNNDQERLALAQEAIFDGVMIEASATRWVEDRYNVHTLLQDLWTDPSTSNKKIYFQIPRHETPVASARNGIPTSPINQYIETRRALWVIKDLMGDAFMQSDQVIFIVCNYGDTFDTFPETASNDTLYVNTKSGVALSLIEQRSAFEGRTGLVDETLCASYDRLLAPTISSIADQTVQANTLAGPLAFTIDDDLTVPSALTLTGASSDTNLVPLENIFFGGSGSNRTVTVAPAFGQSGTAEIRVLVSDGTLGTTETFEVSVLPPGIVVGTIYSSGTDCSIKEDSVIEKLTDATVDVGCRGGSPYVERCTVYVFELPDFGAVGNPFSAAGFAFNFIGKDGTLRDYDLYGLGRRSSSTVLASDYYALSSTPDPTDATRLQQDILTAATPLGLVGTSATGSSGLVAYLNAQFAAGAGAGEYVFLRINSTAPKSAISYATLTLSEGGVAVPTDTRPRITYQAVGNTPPYMGFIADQTIPANTSTGPLAFTLGDDSTPVGSITLEADSSNTSLVPVANIVLGGSGSNRTVTVTPVAEEVGSAQVSIIASDGTLSATNTFTLTVTPPPLVYELIAGWDTWDSTTAPGVSYTAANITASATASAEDGSSDWSRTDDGSDPGRGSSGDGTWGTHAGPPAASATTDVHGCNFALTNAKTNGQITVTINNAGTEDIALGAFHFDAVAFRSKAARTYALNVLDGSDVTAGNVFTSPTDAITDLGGDLVGHDQHDEIDIDLTGLADNVLEAGGTAILQIMFTGGAGDGSGGHHLFVDNLGLSGAFTETVAPPALDLIAGWDVWNSGAVPSANVVATYITASAVAISEDPTRPWHVTDERGASADGTWGSFSGAPTASVTTNADFENLELPNAVTGGTLTFSVTNNGTAGIELDTFHFDAYAFRSKAARTYELSVLPGGGISAGVIYTSGVQEITEVNGAWDNFAHDDIDHSLTGLADNTLGAGESVQFRLTFSGGAGDASGGHDLWVDNVAISGTILPSTEPPMLEYNMGGGDMVFNWTGDGFKVQSRTNLTMGTWQDVPGGDLPPVTNSTTDPAAFFRLIGQ, from the coding sequence ATGACTAGAACAACGATATTTGCATGGTTTGCGGTCTTTTGCTTATGGGCCTCGGAAGCCTCGGCCTATAAGGTGTGGCTGGGCACCCACAAGTGGGAGGGCGTGGCGGCCGACAACCTCGATCAATGGGACATGGCCATCGATAAGATCGACGGGATCAACTATGTGCTGCTGGATGCCCGACCGGCCCGGCCAGCCGGTGACGGCGCCAATACCAGTGACTGGGACACGATGATCGGCCGGATTGACCAGTCGATTCCCGGTATGGCGGAGATCGCCCGATCGCAATATGCGCCCGCACACAGCCGGACCTTGGCTGAGCGGATGGCGAACGAGTTTGCAACGGTTGAAAACCGGGGCGGCGAGATCGATATCATCATGCTTTATGATGAGGAGAAAGACGGGACTGTTTGGAAATTTTATCTTCAGGACGTCCAAGACGTTCGCGACTGGCTGGATAACAATGGACACGGGGATGTGACCCTTTGCTTCAACCTCCGCAACAATGACCAGGAGCGGTTGGCGCTGGCCCAGGAGGCTATCTTTGACGGGGTTATGATCGAGGCGAGCGCCACGCGATGGGTGGAGGATCGGTATAACGTCCATACCCTGTTGCAGGATTTGTGGACGGATCCGAGTACGAGCAACAAGAAGATCTATTTTCAGATTCCGCGGCATGAAACGCCTGTCGCATCGGCAAGAAACGGCATTCCGACCTCGCCGATCAACCAGTATATCGAAACCCGCCGGGCGTTGTGGGTGATCAAGGATCTGATGGGCGATGCCTTCATGCAAAGTGACCAGGTTATCTTCATTGTCTGCAACTATGGCGATACGTTCGATACCTTTCCGGAAACCGCCAGCAATGATACCCTCTATGTGAATACCAAATCGGGAGTAGCCCTATCCTTGATTGAGCAACGCTCTGCTTTTGAGGGACGTACCGGTTTGGTGGACGAAACCCTTTGCGCAAGTTACGACCGGCTGCTCGCTCCGACCATCAGCTCCATTGCCGACCAAACCGTGCAGGCCAATACCTTGGCGGGGCCGTTGGCCTTCACGATCGATGACGACTTGACCGTCCCCTCCGCGCTCACGCTGACCGGAGCCTCCTCCGACACCAACCTGGTGCCGTTGGAAAATATATTCTTTGGTGGCAGCGGCTCGAACCGCACCGTCACGGTTGCTCCTGCATTCGGCCAAAGCGGCACGGCGGAGATCCGTGTTTTAGTAAGCGACGGCACGCTGGGCACCACCGAGACCTTCGAGGTTTCCGTACTGCCTCCGGGGATCGTGGTTGGCACGATCTACAGCTCCGGCACCGATTGTTCCATCAAGGAAGATTCCGTCATCGAAAAGCTGACGGATGCCACCGTGGACGTGGGCTGCCGGGGTGGGTCGCCGTATGTCGAGCGTTGCACGGTCTATGTGTTTGAACTGCCGGATTTCGGCGCCGTCGGCAATCCGTTTTCGGCAGCCGGTTTCGCCTTCAATTTCATAGGCAAGGACGGCACGTTGCGCGACTACGACCTCTACGGCCTGGGTCGGCGCAGCAGCTCCACGGTGTTGGCCAGCGATTACTACGCGCTGAGTTCCACGCCGGACCCCACCGATGCAACGCGGCTGCAGCAGGACATTCTGACCGCCGCCACACCGCTCGGACTCGTCGGCACCTCGGCAACCGGAAGCTCCGGTCTGGTGGCATACCTCAACGCCCAGTTTGCAGCCGGCGCGGGTGCCGGGGAATATGTTTTTCTTCGGATCAACTCCACAGCTCCGAAATCCGCCATCAGCTATGCGACGTTGACCCTGTCCGAAGGCGGCGTGGCCGTGCCAACCGATACGCGGCCACGGATCACCTACCAGGCGGTGGGCAACACGCCCCCCTACATGGGTTTTATTGCCGACCAGACGATTCCCGCCAACACCAGCACGGGGCCGCTGGCCTTCACGTTGGGCGACGATTCGACGCCGGTCGGCTCGATCACGCTTGAAGCGGATTCCTCGAACACCAGTTTGGTTCCGGTGGCGAACATTGTGCTGGGCGGCAGCGGTTCCAACCGGACCGTGACCGTTACGCCCGTGGCCGAAGAAGTAGGCTCTGCACAGGTTTCCATCATCGCGAGCGATGGTACGTTGAGCGCCACCAACACGTTCACGCTGACGGTAACGCCTCCTCCGCTCGTCTATGAACTGATCGCCGGGTGGGATACCTGGGATAGCACCACGGCTCCCGGCGTTTCCTACACGGCGGCGAACATCACTGCATCCGCGACGGCATCCGCCGAAGATGGCTCTTCCGATTGGAGCCGGACGGACGATGGAAGCGATCCCGGCCGCGGCTCAAGTGGGGACGGTACTTGGGGAACCCATGCGGGACCGCCTGCGGCAAGCGCAACAACAGATGTCCACGGTTGCAATTTCGCGTTGACCAATGCCAAGACGAACGGGCAGATCACGGTCACCATCAATAATGCCGGTACGGAAGACATCGCTTTGGGCGCCTTCCATTTCGACGCCGTTGCATTCCGTAGCAAGGCTGCCCGGACCTACGCATTGAACGTGTTGGACGGAAGCGATGTTACCGCCGGAAATGTCTTCACATCGCCGACCGATGCGATCACCGACCTGGGTGGAGACCTCGTCGGCCACGACCAGCATGATGAGATCGACATCGACCTGACCGGACTTGCCGATAACGTCCTCGAAGCAGGTGGAACGGCCATTCTCCAAATTATGTTTACGGGTGGCGCAGGTGACGGCTCCGGCGGACACCACCTGTTCGTGGACAACCTCGGCCTCTCAGGGGCATTCACGGAAACCGTAGCGCCTCCGGCGCTTGACCTGATCGCCGGTTGGGATGTCTGGAACAGCGGCGCAGTGCCGAGTGCCAATGTCGTCGCGACGTACATCACCGCATCGGCCGTGGCCATCTCGGAAGATCCTACCCGCCCTTGGCATGTGACCGACGAGCGGGGCGCCAGCGCGGACGGCACCTGGGGATCCTTTTCGGGAGCACCAACGGCAAGTGTGACAACGAATGCGGATTTTGAAAACCTGGAGCTTCCCAACGCGGTGACCGGCGGAACGCTCACGTTCTCCGTTACGAACAACGGTACGGCCGGCATCGAGCTCGACACCTTCCACTTCGACGCCTACGCCTTCCGTTCCAAGGCCGCCCGAACCTACGAATTGAGTGTATTGCCCGGGGGCGGTATTTCAGCAGGCGTCATTTACACCTCTGGTGTCCAGGAGATCACCGAAGTGAATGGCGCATGGGACAACTTCGCACACGACGATATCGACCATTCCCTGACCGGGCTGGCCGACAACACCCTTGGAGCGGGCGAGTCCGTCCAGTTCCGGCTCACCTTCTCCGGAGGGGCGGGCGACGCTTCCGGCGGCCATGATCTGTGGGTGGATAACGTGGCCATCTCAGGAACGATATTGCCCTCCACGGAACCCCCGATGCTCGAATACAACATGGGCGGCGGCGACATGGTCTTCAACTGGACCGGCGACGGCTTCAAGGTCCAGTCCCGCACCAACCTGACCATGGGTACCTGGCAGGATGTGCCCGGCGGCGATTTGCCGCCGGTAACAAATTCAACGACCGATCCAGCAGCGTTCTTCCGGTTGATCGGGCAATAG